The Terriglobia bacterium genome has a window encoding:
- a CDS encoding site-specific integrase: MKRARYQQGSVVFDKRRKVWNFLFCENGSRRTRTIGALRDFPKKGDARRAAELLRNSLKKEPVAGVPTVATLIEQYRAEKMPKRYSTRRSYDVWLRLYVQPRWGASSITELQARPVELWLMSLNLTPRSRSSIRFLIGLLWDFAMWRGDVPTARNPMSLVTIPGASKRVRKPRSLTVEEFRRLLERLEEPFRTMALTCVCFGLRISETLGLKWSDVDWLNGSLRIQRSIVRQRVGETKTEYSDRALPIDAEMLDVLKAWKQETEFKAADDWVFASPASVGRRPYSADSLNDAYKKAGKVSGVIGVSTHVMRHTYRSWLDAVGTTVAVQQKLMRHADIRTTMNVYGDVVTDEMEQASSKVARLALSPLPQTDCGTDCSPS; encoded by the coding sequence GTGAAGCGAGCACGGTATCAACAAGGAAGTGTCGTCTTCGACAAACGTCGGAAGGTCTGGAATTTCCTGTTCTGCGAAAACGGAAGCAGAAGAACACGAACGATCGGCGCACTGCGCGACTTTCCCAAGAAAGGGGATGCGCGGCGGGCCGCAGAGCTTCTCCGAAATTCACTTAAGAAAGAGCCCGTGGCGGGAGTGCCAACCGTCGCCACATTGATAGAGCAGTATCGGGCAGAGAAGATGCCGAAACGCTACAGCACGCGGCGGTCATACGATGTGTGGTTACGTCTCTACGTGCAACCGCGTTGGGGTGCTTCATCGATCACTGAGCTGCAGGCGCGGCCTGTAGAGCTGTGGCTAATGTCATTGAACCTCACCCCGCGAAGCCGGTCATCTATCCGCTTCTTAATTGGGCTGCTATGGGACTTCGCAATGTGGCGCGGAGATGTTCCCACGGCTCGCAACCCCATGAGCCTTGTAACAATTCCGGGCGCATCCAAGCGGGTGCGTAAGCCGCGCAGTCTGACTGTGGAGGAATTCCGTAGACTGCTTGAGCGCTTGGAAGAGCCTTTCCGGACGATGGCATTGACCTGCGTATGTTTCGGATTGCGAATATCGGAAACACTCGGGTTGAAATGGTCAGACGTGGATTGGCTTAATGGGTCCCTTCGCATTCAACGCAGCATCGTCCGGCAGCGAGTAGGTGAAACAAAGACCGAATACTCGGATCGGGCTTTGCCTATCGATGCGGAGATGTTGGATGTTCTGAAAGCGTGGAAGCAAGAGACGGAGTTTAAGGCAGCCGATGATTGGGTATTCGCATCACCGGCCAGTGTTGGCCGCCGTCCATATTCTGCTGACAGTCTCAATGATGCATACAAGAAGGCGGGGAAGGTTTCGGGTGTGATCGGCGTGAGCACTCACGTTATGCGGCACACCTACCGCTCTTGGCTGGATGCTGTGGGTACGACTGTTGCCGTGCAGCAAAAGCTAATGCGTCACGCGGACATCCGAACCACCATGAACGTGTACGGCGACGTGGTGACGGACGAGATGGAACAGGCAAGCTCAAAAGTTGCTAGGTTGGCCTTGAGCCCCCTGCCGCAAACTGATTGCGGAACTGATTGCAGCCCCAGCTAA
- a CDS encoding response regulator — MKPKRTILCVDDNEQSLSIRKVMLETRGYRVVTCTNAEEALRIFHQGGIDLILSDLVMPGLDGAELIARVKKQSPMTPAILFSGTVKGYERDTVADVFLPKGMYSPAELLERIRVLLIKKRGPKRALPESGDMSAAS; from the coding sequence ATGAAGCCTAAACGTACGATCCTCTGTGTCGACGATAACGAGCAGTCGCTCTCCATACGAAAAGTGATGCTGGAGACGCGTGGCTATCGTGTCGTGACCTGCACGAACGCGGAGGAAGCACTGCGGATTTTCCACCAGGGTGGCATCGACCTGATCCTCAGCGACCTTGTTATGCCGGGACTCGATGGCGCGGAACTGATCGCTCGGGTCAAGAAGCAGTCACCGATGACGCCGGCGATTCTCTTTTCCGGCACGGTAAAAGGCTACGAGCGCGACACCGTCGCCGATGTCTTCCTTCCCAAGGGCATGTATTCTCCGGCCGAATTGCTGGAGCGCATTCGCGTTCTGCTGATCAAGAAGCGCGGACCAAAGCGTGCTTTGCCGGAGTCCGGCGACATGAGCGCTGCTTCGTAA
- a CDS encoding helix-turn-helix transcriptional regulator has product MSGKSYAQLLKEIEHLIAAGSKISDGSAGTSSAQIHDWIGRAEYCLSLLEDKIPAAVSEFRRIRQGFEFKVDDYEEASSSASAYRPDGTDVLLDFRFEHLARANDILRFAAKKLEIEGHSSPDVLSDESLREELRAARLRAGHSQRKAAEEIGYDHKAVCEWERGKRKPHPEAAKNIRDYISKYPKPNKS; this is encoded by the coding sequence TTGTCCGGCAAGTCTTACGCGCAACTGCTGAAAGAGATAGAACACCTGATCGCTGCAGGCAGCAAAATCTCTGATGGAAGTGCGGGTACATCCTCGGCTCAAATCCACGACTGGATAGGTAGAGCGGAATACTGCCTTTCGCTGCTCGAAGACAAGATTCCAGCCGCAGTTTCGGAATTTCGACGCATTCGGCAAGGTTTCGAGTTTAAGGTGGACGATTACGAAGAAGCCTCCAGCAGTGCAAGTGCCTACAGGCCTGATGGAACCGACGTGCTGCTGGATTTCAGATTTGAACATCTGGCGCGGGCCAACGACATTCTTAGATTTGCTGCCAAGAAACTCGAAATCGAAGGGCATTCATCACCGGATGTTCTGTCCGATGAAAGTCTTAGAGAAGAACTTCGCGCCGCCCGCCTTCGGGCTGGTCATTCACAACGGAAAGCGGCTGAAGAGATAGGATACGATCACAAGGCCGTCTGCGAGTGGGAGAGGGGCAAGCGTAAGCCGCATCCTGAAGCTGCAAAGAACATTCGCGATTATATTAGCAAGTATCCCAAGCCGAATAAGTCTTAG
- a CDS encoding DGQHR domain-containing protein codes for MTPTEQWITVSCIELVQPIGKFYIGAIDCHDLVRISFADRRRIEKGERDIEIISGIQRPLSNKRVEELQKYVNSVDASFPTGIIIAINADDAEYDERTHVMRIRNDGNVAKIIDGQHRIQGLVAYEGPTFQLNVTMFVDMDMEDQALLFATINLKQTPVSKSLVFDLYEFAETRSPQKTCHNIARLLNTREGSPFFRRIMILGTATGHPNESLTQAAFIQPLIRYITSNDITAMEDRDLLKRGKTLPEIPPDAVRVKKLIFRNLFVQERDAEIARVMWNYFTAVAQRWPEAWELKRTGIVLNRTTGYRALMRFLPLAYLTVARDMVIPTAEFKAIFDRVKLESDDFTPDRFKPGTSGQSELYRKLQADTRISESAIWKGVES; via the coding sequence ATGACTCCGACGGAGCAGTGGATTACCGTTTCATGCATTGAATTGGTGCAGCCAATCGGCAAGTTCTACATTGGTGCAATCGATTGCCATGATCTCGTGAGGATCTCCTTCGCGGATCGGAGACGAATAGAGAAGGGCGAACGGGACATCGAGATAATTTCCGGGATACAACGTCCACTTTCCAACAAGCGTGTTGAGGAACTCCAAAAATATGTCAACAGTGTGGATGCTTCGTTCCCAACCGGAATAATCATCGCGATAAATGCTGATGACGCGGAGTATGACGAACGAACCCATGTGATGAGGATTAGGAATGACGGGAATGTGGCCAAAATCATCGACGGTCAACACCGCATTCAAGGATTAGTCGCATACGAGGGTCCGACATTTCAACTTAACGTCACAATGTTTGTTGATATGGATATGGAGGATCAAGCGTTACTCTTCGCGACGATCAATCTGAAACAGACACCGGTCAGTAAGTCCCTTGTGTTCGACCTTTATGAATTTGCGGAGACACGAAGCCCACAAAAGACCTGCCATAACATTGCTCGACTTCTCAATACTCGTGAAGGGAGCCCCTTTTTCAGGCGGATCATGATATTGGGCACAGCCACAGGTCACCCGAATGAGAGCCTCACGCAGGCGGCGTTCATTCAACCACTAATTCGATACATCACAAGCAATGACATCACAGCTATGGAAGATCGCGACCTGCTCAAGAGAGGTAAGACCCTACCTGAAATACCGCCAGATGCTGTGCGGGTGAAGAAACTGATCTTCCGCAATTTGTTCGTACAGGAGCGAGATGCCGAGATTGCTCGTGTTATGTGGAACTACTTCACTGCAGTCGCTCAACGCTGGCCAGAAGCGTGGGAGCTGAAGAGGACTGGAATCGTCCTAAATCGTACAACGGGTTACAGAGCTTTGATGAGGTTTTTGCCTCTAGCATATCTCACCGTGGCTCGCGATATGGTCATTCCTACAGCCGAATTCAAAGCCATATTTGACCGAGTCAAGCTTGAAAGCGATGACTTTACTCCAGATCGCTTTAAGCCGGGAACGAGCGGCCAATCTGAGTTGTACAGGAAGCTGCAAGCCGACACAAGAATCTCAGAATCCGCGATTTGGAAGGGCGTTGAGAGCTGA
- a CDS encoding MT-A70 family methyltransferase, translated as MNAADDLNRFLAGRKFGTILVDPPWQFQNRTGKIAPEHKRLSRYATLTFDEIKTLPVMEAADEVCHLYLWVPNALLPWGIEVLNAWGFQYKSNLVWHKIRKDGGSDGRGVGFYFRNVTELLLFGIRGKNARTLKAGRTQVNYLSSRKREHSRKPDEQYRILEACSRGPYLELFARGEREGWVCWGNQADDTYQPTWKTYRNHSRAGALCSQFAAGD; from the coding sequence ATGAACGCAGCTGACGATCTGAATAGATTTCTAGCCGGAAGGAAATTTGGAACCATATTGGTCGACCCACCGTGGCAGTTTCAGAACAGAACAGGCAAGATTGCGCCAGAACATAAGCGGCTGTCTCGATACGCGACGCTCACCTTCGATGAGATCAAAACCCTCCCGGTAATGGAGGCTGCTGATGAAGTGTGCCACCTCTATTTATGGGTGCCCAATGCCCTTCTCCCTTGGGGCATCGAGGTGCTGAACGCTTGGGGCTTCCAATACAAGAGCAATCTCGTGTGGCATAAGATCCGGAAAGATGGCGGGTCTGATGGCCGTGGTGTTGGATTCTATTTCCGCAATGTCACTGAACTACTTCTTTTTGGCATTCGCGGAAAGAACGCTCGGACGCTTAAGGCGGGTAGGACGCAAGTCAACTATCTCTCCAGCAGAAAGCGCGAGCATTCCCGAAAACCTGACGAACAATATCGAATTCTGGAAGCGTGTAGTCGGGGTCCATATCTGGAACTGTTCGCCCGAGGCGAACGAGAAGGGTGGGTGTGTTGGGGCAATCAGGCTGACGATACCTATCAGCCAACTTGGAAAACGTACCGCAATCATTCTCGTGCGGGCGCCCTGTGTTCACAGTTTGCAGCTGGTGACTAA
- a CDS encoding PhzF family phenazine biosynthesis protein → MADRHFSYVQMDVFASRPLEGNQLAVFTDATGLSSEEMQALARETNLSETTFILPRAAEVEAAEGVKVRIFTTQEELRFAGHPTLGTGWYLAASRGVDAVTLDLPVGKIPLEFRRDNGRLVFGEMRQKDPVFGQIHDPETAAKALGLEVSELDPSAPVQTVSTGMAFAIVPLRSLKTLQTFSLYWPKAAEYLKRTDAKFFYLVCRETIDREATLHARMIFYNGEDPATGSAAGCCTGWAVRHGVLASEKQGMIEQGIEMLRPSKIYMRAKRENDFVVDVRIGGSAVQVFRGEAVLGIA, encoded by the coding sequence ATGGCAGACCGACACTTTTCTTACGTGCAGATGGATGTTTTCGCTTCGCGTCCGCTGGAGGGAAACCAGTTGGCGGTCTTCACCGATGCCACCGGGCTCTCCTCGGAAGAGATGCAGGCGCTGGCCCGCGAGACGAATCTTTCGGAGACGACTTTCATTCTTCCGCGTGCGGCCGAAGTGGAAGCCGCGGAAGGCGTGAAGGTGCGCATCTTCACGACTCAGGAGGAGTTGCGATTTGCGGGGCATCCGACGCTCGGTACGGGGTGGTACCTGGCGGCGAGCCGCGGCGTGGACGCTGTTACGCTGGACCTTCCGGTGGGGAAGATTCCGCTGGAGTTCCGGCGCGACAATGGACGACTGGTCTTCGGCGAAATGCGGCAGAAGGACCCCGTGTTCGGACAGATTCATGATCCCGAAACGGCGGCAAAGGCCCTCGGACTCGAAGTGAGCGAACTGGATCCTTCGGCGCCGGTGCAGACAGTTTCGACGGGCATGGCATTCGCAATCGTGCCATTGCGTTCGCTGAAGACACTGCAGACGTTTTCCCTCTACTGGCCCAAAGCGGCGGAGTATTTGAAGCGGACCGACGCGAAGTTTTTTTACCTGGTGTGTCGGGAGACAATCGATCGCGAGGCAACATTGCACGCGAGGATGATTTTCTACAACGGCGAAGACCCAGCGACGGGTTCGGCTGCGGGCTGCTGCACGGGTTGGGCGGTGCGCCACGGAGTCCTGGCGAGCGAGAAGCAGGGGATGATTGAGCAAGGCATCGAGATGCTGCGGCCGAGCAAGATTTACATGCGCGCAAAGCGCGAGAATGACTTCGTGGTAGACGTGCGCATTGGGGGAAGCGCGGTGCAGGTATTTCGGGGCGAAGCGGTTTTGGGGATAGCATAA